Proteins from a single region of Rhinatrema bivittatum chromosome 13, aRhiBiv1.1, whole genome shotgun sequence:
- the LOC115075263 gene encoding olfactory receptor 13A1-like: MEGKNQTMSIKFYMMGLSSEPHLQPIFFAIFFIIYMLALLGNTLISTIITTDSRLHTPMYFFLINLSILDICCTTAAIPKILQVILSEEKSISYSGCIAQLCFFSGALSTETMLLTVMAYDRYVAICIPFHYAAIMNKMTCFLLAAAVWLGGFMNSMVQTGLILRLKFCEKNILHHFFCEIPAVLKVACSDTYINNVMIIMADVLMGMVCFLLTVISYTYIILAILKIRSADKKMKAFSTCASHLTVVSLFYGGVIYTYVRPAFSNFLEADKVISAVYAIISPVLNPIIYSLRNKEVINALRKLVGRTVFSQR; the protein is encoded by the coding sequence ATGGAAGGAAAGaaccagaccatgtccatcaaaTTTTATATGATGGGATTATCTAGTGAACCACACCTCCAACCCATATTTTTTGCCATATTCTTTATTATCTACATGCTAGCCTTGCTGGGCAATACTTTGATCTCTACCATCATTACCACTGACTCACGTCTTCATACTCCCATGTACTTCTTTCTCATCAACTTGTCCATCTTAGACATCTGTTGCACAACGGCTGCTATTCCTAAGATTTTACAGGTCATCCTGTCAGAGGAGAAATCTATTTCCTATTCTGGATGCATTGCTCAGTTATGTTTCTTCTCTGGAGCCTTGAGTACAGAGACCATGCTCTTGACAGTGATGGCGTACGATCGCTATGTTGCAATATGCATTCCATTTCATTATGCAGCCATCATGAATAAGATGACTTGCTTTCTTCTGGCTGCAGCTGTCTGGCTGGGTGGATTCATGAATTCAATGGTGCAAACTGGCTTAATTCTGAGGCTAAAATTCTGTGAGAAAAACattcttcaccacttcttctgtgAAATCCCAGCAGTGTTAAAGGTAGCTTGCTCCGACACTTACATCAACAATGTGATGATTATAATGGCAGATGTTCTAATGGGCATGGTTTGCTTCCTTTTAACAGTCATATCTTACACATACATCATTTTAGCCATATTAAAAATCCGTTCTGCTGATAAAAAGATGAAGGCGTTCTCTACCTGTGCATCTCACCTCACCGTTGTATCATTATTCTATGGAGGTGTAATATACACTTATGTTCGACCTGCTTTCAGCAATTTCCTGGAGGCAGACAAAGTCATATCTGCAGTTTATGCTATTATCTCTCCTGTGCTGAACCCTATTATTTACAGTTTAAGAAACAAAGAGGTTATCAATGCTCTTAGAAAACTAGTGGGAAGAACTGTATTTTCACAAAGATAG